One window from the genome of Glycine soja cultivar W05 chromosome 12, ASM419377v2, whole genome shotgun sequence encodes:
- the LOC114379875 gene encoding autophagy-related protein 18f-like isoform X1, with amino-acid sequence MIEGEFEESLIIFVLWVGAILVCLVMGMRNDAQKQQLLHQGNGGAGAGGGRTNGFIPSSFRALSSYLRIVSSGASTVARSAASVASSIVERDDDPDHDQVIWAGFDKLESEGEVIQQVLLLGYRSGFQVWHVDESNNVRDLVSRHDGPVSFMQMVPNPIASKKSEDKYANSRQLLVVCTDGFFAGSNNVQDGSTTPYNGSTTNSHDQINGSYLPTTVRFYSMKSQSYVHVLKFRSVVYSVRCSSRVVAVSQSTQIHCFDATTLEREYTLLTNPIVMSCPGSGGIGYGPLAVGPRWLAYSGSPVAISNSGHVCPQQLTPSGSFPGFSSNGSLIAHFAKESSKHLASGIVTLGDMGYKKLSRYCSDSNGSLQSVNSVSKGNGTINGHSTDADNIGMVIVKDIVSKNVIAQFWAHKSPISALCFDPSGTILVTASIQGHNINVFKIMPASENLPASVTGPSYVHLYRLQRGFTNAVIQDISFSDDSKWIMISSSRGTSHLFAINPQGGHVNIQSFDDSFTAKNSGLGTTTNHAVRRSHSSAMQMPKQQSLFVTGPPITLSVVTRIRNGANGWRGTVSGAAAAATGRKNALSGAIASSFRNYKGNEGNFPKAKYQLLVFSPSGSMVQYALRTITGQDSAVVSGLSPAYESIPQADTRLVVEAIHKWNICQSHSRREREDNVDIYGENGISDVNKIYPEEVGEEKNTSPKIKNGVMKVNLCLEEEHLLYISEAELQMHEAQTSLWAKPEIYFHSMLQESTIMDEEAAASGGEFEIESMPTCMIEARSKDLVPIFDHIQTPKVPQTRTPAMDSKTNEQLLHRSSRLAGNGRISPRTILESPESVTKAGDAVSEFRSGIEGTEWDNHLVASETLNFVNNNDTFRPNTQHEIVNNRMEHLNTGAHLMYVNSDRKPENEESF; translated from the exons ATGATTGAAGGTGAATTTGAGGAATCGTTGATTATTTTTGTGTTGTGGGTTGGTGCTATTTTGGTGTGTTTGGTGATGGGGATGAGGAATGATGCACAGAAGCAACAGCTTCTTCATCAGGGTAATGGTGGTGCTGGTGCTGGTGGTGGCAGAACCAACGGCTTCATTCCAAGTTCTTTCCGTGCTCTCTCTAGCTACCTCAGAATTGTTTCCTCTGGTGCTTCCACTGTTGCACGTTCTGCTGCATCGGTTGCATCATCCATTGTGGAGAGGGATGATGACCCTGACCATGATCAG gTTATCTGGGCTGGGTTTGACAAGTTAGAGAGTGAGGGTGAAGTTATTCAACAAGTACTTCTTCTAGGTTATCGATCTGGATTCCAGGTTTGGCATGTCGATGAATCAAACAATGTTCGAGACCTGGTTTCCAGACATGATGGTCCTGTTTCGTTTATGCAAATGGTACCTAATCCAATTGCGTCTAAGAAATCAGAAGACAAGTATGCAAACAGTCGCCAGCTGTTGGTAGTTTGTACTGATGGGTTCTTTGCTGGAAGTAACAATGTTCAGGATGGGTCGACCACCCCTTACAATGGAAGCACTACAAACTCCCATGACCAAATAAATGGAAGCTATCTGCCAACTACCGTTCGGTTTTATTCTATGAAATCCCAATCTTACGTTCATGTACTGAAGTTTAGATCAGTTGTTTATTCTGTGAGGTGCAGTTCTCGGGTAGTTGCGGTTTCTCAGTCCACTCAG ATACACTGTTTTGATGCTACCACATTAGAAAGGGAATATACTTTACTTACCAATCCTATAGTAATGAGTTGCCCTGGTTCCGGAGGCATAGGTTATGGACCACTTGCTGTGGGACCAAGATGGCTTGCTTATAGTGGAAGTCCAGTTGCAATCTCCAATTCAGGACATGTGTGTCCACAACAGTTGACACCTTCTGGAAGCTTTCCTGGTTTTTCTTCTAATGGGAGCTTGATTGCACATTTTGCCAAAGAGTCCAGCAAGCATCTTGCTTCTGGGATTGTGACCCTTGGAGACATGGGGTATAAGAAACTTTCCAGATATTGCTCTGATAGCAATGGTTCATTACAATCTGTAAATTCTGTCTCTAAGGGCAATGGAACTATTAATGGCCATTCAACTGATGCAGATAACATTGGAATG GTTATTGTTAAAGATATTGTCTCAAAAAATGTTATTGCGCAATTCTGGGCCCACAAGAGTCCTATTTCAGCATTGTGCTTTGATCCTAGTGGCACCATTTTAGTGACagcttccattcaaggtcataatataaatgttttcaAGATAATGCCTGCAAGTGAGAATTTGCCAGCATCTGTTACTGGTCCTTCTTATGTTCATTTGTATAGGTTGCAACGCGGCTTTACAAATGCG GTTATACAAGATATCAGTTTCAGTGATGACAGCAAGTGGATTATGATTAGTTCTTCAAGGGGAACTAGCCATCTATTTGCCATAAATCCTCAAGGAGGACATGTAAATATCCAGTCCTTTGATGATAGTTTTACGGCAAAAAATAGTGGATTAGGCACTACAACTAATCATGCAGTTCGTCGGTCTCATAGTTCGGCCATGCAAATGCCTAAACAGCAGAGCCTGTTTGTTACTGGCCCTCCAATCACACTTTCTGTCGTAACCAGAATTAGGAACGGAGCTAATGGCTGGAGAGGCACTGTAAGCGGTGCTGCTGCAGCTGCAACTGGTAGGAAAAATGCCCTTTCTGGGGCCATTGCTTCATCTTTCCGTAACTATAAAGGCAATGAAGGGAACTTTCCTAAGGCAAAGTATCAGCTGTTGGTCTTTTCACCCTCTGGTTCCATGGTACAATATGCTTTGAGGACAATAACTGGTCAAGATTCAGCTGTTGTTTCTGGATTGTCCCCTGCTTATGAATCCATTCCACAGGCTGATACAAGATTAGTAGTTGAGGCCATCCATAAATGGAATATATGTCAGAGTCATAGTCGGAGAGAGCGAGAAGATAATGTAGACATATATGGTGAGAATGGAATTTCAGACGTCAATAAAATATATCCAGAGGAAGTGGGGGAGGAGAAAAACACTAGCCCGAAAATCAAGAATGGAGTTATGAAAGTGAATCTCTGTCTTGAGGAGGAGCATCTTTTGTATATTTCAGAAGCTGAACTGCAAATGCATGAAGCTCAGACTTCATTGTGGGCAAAGCCAGag atatattttcattcaatGTTGCAAGAATCTACCATAATGGATGAAGAAGCAGCTGCTTCAGGAGGTGAATTTGAGATTGAAAGTATGCCAACTTGCATGATTGAAGCTAGATCGAAAGACTTGGTTCCGATTTTCGACCATATTCAGACTCCAAAAGTACCACAAACAAG GACTCCTGCTATGGATAGCAAGACAAATGAACAGCTGTTGCATCGCAGTTCTAGGCTGGCCGGAAATGGCAGGATTTCACCCAGGACTATTTTGGAATCTCCTGAGAGTGTGACTAAGGCTGGTGATGCTGTTTCTGAATTTAGAAGTGGAATTGAAGGAACTGAGTGGGATAATCATTTGGTGGCATCTGAAACTTTGAACTTTGTAAATAACAATGACACCTTTAGACCAAATACTCAGCATGAGATTGTAAATAATAGAATGGAGCACTTAAACACCGGGGCTCATCTCATGTATGTAAATAGTGACAGAAAGCCTGAAAATGAAGAATCATTTTGA
- the LOC114379875 gene encoding autophagy-related protein 18f-like isoform X2: MIEGEFEESLIIFVLWVGAILVCLVMGMRNDAQKQQLLHQGNGGAGAGGGRTNGFIPSSFRALSSYLRIVSSGASTVARSAASVASSIVERDDDPDHDQVIWAGFDKLESEGEVIQQVLLLGYRSGFQVWHVDESNNVRDLVSRHDGPVSFMQMVPNPIASKKSEDKYANSRQLLVVCTDGFFAGSNNVQDGSTTPYNGSTTNSHDQINGSYLPTTVRFYSMKSQSYVHVLKFRSVVYSVRCSSRVVAVSQSTQIHCFDATTLEREYTLLTNPIVMSCPGSGGIGYGPLAVGPRWLAYSGSPVAISNSGHVCPQQLTPSGSFPGFSSNGSLIAHFAKESSKHLASGIVTLGDMGYKKLSRYCSDSNGSLQSVNSVSKGNGTINGHSTDADNIGMVIVKDIVSKNVIAQFWAHKSPISALCFDPSGTILVTASIQGHNINVFKIMPASENLPASVTGPSYVHLYRLQRGFTNAVIQDISFSDDSKWIMISSSRGTSHLFAINPQGGHVNIQSFDDSFTAKNSGLGTTTNHAVRRSHSSAMQMPKQQSLFVTGPPITLSVVTRIRNGANGWRGTVSGAAAAATGRKNALSGAIASSFRNYKGNEGNFPKAKYQLLVFSPSGSMVQYALRTITGQDSAVVSGLSPAYESIPQADTRLVVEAIHKWNICQSHSRREREDNVDIYGENGISDVNKIYPEEVGEEKNTSPKIKNGVMKVNLCLEEEHLLYISEAELQMHEAQTSLWAKPEIYFHSMLQESTIMDEEAAASGGEFEIESMPTCMIEARSKDLVPIFDHIQTPKVPQTRSNDNLIQF, translated from the exons ATGATTGAAGGTGAATTTGAGGAATCGTTGATTATTTTTGTGTTGTGGGTTGGTGCTATTTTGGTGTGTTTGGTGATGGGGATGAGGAATGATGCACAGAAGCAACAGCTTCTTCATCAGGGTAATGGTGGTGCTGGTGCTGGTGGTGGCAGAACCAACGGCTTCATTCCAAGTTCTTTCCGTGCTCTCTCTAGCTACCTCAGAATTGTTTCCTCTGGTGCTTCCACTGTTGCACGTTCTGCTGCATCGGTTGCATCATCCATTGTGGAGAGGGATGATGACCCTGACCATGATCAG gTTATCTGGGCTGGGTTTGACAAGTTAGAGAGTGAGGGTGAAGTTATTCAACAAGTACTTCTTCTAGGTTATCGATCTGGATTCCAGGTTTGGCATGTCGATGAATCAAACAATGTTCGAGACCTGGTTTCCAGACATGATGGTCCTGTTTCGTTTATGCAAATGGTACCTAATCCAATTGCGTCTAAGAAATCAGAAGACAAGTATGCAAACAGTCGCCAGCTGTTGGTAGTTTGTACTGATGGGTTCTTTGCTGGAAGTAACAATGTTCAGGATGGGTCGACCACCCCTTACAATGGAAGCACTACAAACTCCCATGACCAAATAAATGGAAGCTATCTGCCAACTACCGTTCGGTTTTATTCTATGAAATCCCAATCTTACGTTCATGTACTGAAGTTTAGATCAGTTGTTTATTCTGTGAGGTGCAGTTCTCGGGTAGTTGCGGTTTCTCAGTCCACTCAG ATACACTGTTTTGATGCTACCACATTAGAAAGGGAATATACTTTACTTACCAATCCTATAGTAATGAGTTGCCCTGGTTCCGGAGGCATAGGTTATGGACCACTTGCTGTGGGACCAAGATGGCTTGCTTATAGTGGAAGTCCAGTTGCAATCTCCAATTCAGGACATGTGTGTCCACAACAGTTGACACCTTCTGGAAGCTTTCCTGGTTTTTCTTCTAATGGGAGCTTGATTGCACATTTTGCCAAAGAGTCCAGCAAGCATCTTGCTTCTGGGATTGTGACCCTTGGAGACATGGGGTATAAGAAACTTTCCAGATATTGCTCTGATAGCAATGGTTCATTACAATCTGTAAATTCTGTCTCTAAGGGCAATGGAACTATTAATGGCCATTCAACTGATGCAGATAACATTGGAATG GTTATTGTTAAAGATATTGTCTCAAAAAATGTTATTGCGCAATTCTGGGCCCACAAGAGTCCTATTTCAGCATTGTGCTTTGATCCTAGTGGCACCATTTTAGTGACagcttccattcaaggtcataatataaatgttttcaAGATAATGCCTGCAAGTGAGAATTTGCCAGCATCTGTTACTGGTCCTTCTTATGTTCATTTGTATAGGTTGCAACGCGGCTTTACAAATGCG GTTATACAAGATATCAGTTTCAGTGATGACAGCAAGTGGATTATGATTAGTTCTTCAAGGGGAACTAGCCATCTATTTGCCATAAATCCTCAAGGAGGACATGTAAATATCCAGTCCTTTGATGATAGTTTTACGGCAAAAAATAGTGGATTAGGCACTACAACTAATCATGCAGTTCGTCGGTCTCATAGTTCGGCCATGCAAATGCCTAAACAGCAGAGCCTGTTTGTTACTGGCCCTCCAATCACACTTTCTGTCGTAACCAGAATTAGGAACGGAGCTAATGGCTGGAGAGGCACTGTAAGCGGTGCTGCTGCAGCTGCAACTGGTAGGAAAAATGCCCTTTCTGGGGCCATTGCTTCATCTTTCCGTAACTATAAAGGCAATGAAGGGAACTTTCCTAAGGCAAAGTATCAGCTGTTGGTCTTTTCACCCTCTGGTTCCATGGTACAATATGCTTTGAGGACAATAACTGGTCAAGATTCAGCTGTTGTTTCTGGATTGTCCCCTGCTTATGAATCCATTCCACAGGCTGATACAAGATTAGTAGTTGAGGCCATCCATAAATGGAATATATGTCAGAGTCATAGTCGGAGAGAGCGAGAAGATAATGTAGACATATATGGTGAGAATGGAATTTCAGACGTCAATAAAATATATCCAGAGGAAGTGGGGGAGGAGAAAAACACTAGCCCGAAAATCAAGAATGGAGTTATGAAAGTGAATCTCTGTCTTGAGGAGGAGCATCTTTTGTATATTTCAGAAGCTGAACTGCAAATGCATGAAGCTCAGACTTCATTGTGGGCAAAGCCAGag atatattttcattcaatGTTGCAAGAATCTACCATAATGGATGAAGAAGCAGCTGCTTCAGGAGGTGAATTTGAGATTGAAAGTATGCCAACTTGCATGATTGAAGCTAGATCGAAAGACTTGGTTCCGATTTTCGACCATATTCAGACTCCAAAAGTACCACAAACAAGGTCTAATGACAACttaattcaattttag